The Deltaproteobacteria bacterium DNA window GACCGCCTCAGCCTCTGGCATCGGCCCGCCTCGTGCGTTTGAGTCCCGCCATACATTGGTCAATACTCCAGCGCCGACGGAGACCGCAATGCGACGCGAACCGAGCCAAATTTCCGCCCTCACCGTCTTCACCGCCAAACACTTCGCCGACGAGCGCGGCTTCCTGTTGCAGTCATGGGTGAAGCAAGACCTCGAGGCGCTCGGCCTCCCCAGCGCTTTCAAGCAGGCGATCCAAACTTTCTCCAAGCGCGCCGTGGTGCGAGGCCTGCACTTCCAGTGGGACCCGCCGATGGGCAAGCTGGTGCGCTGTGTGGCCGGCGCCATCATCGACGTGGTGGTCGACGTGCGCCACGGCTCCCCCACCCTCGGTGACCACGTCGCCGTCGAGCTGAGCGGGCGCAACCATCAAGTCATCTGGGTGCCTCCCGGTTTCGCTCACGGTACGCTGGCGCTCGCGGATGACACCATCGTGCTCTACGAATGCACGGCCGA harbors:
- the rfbC gene encoding dTDP-4-dehydrorhamnose 3,5-epimerase, which encodes MRREPSQISALTVFTAKHFADERGFLLQSWVKQDLEALGLPSAFKQAIQTFSKRAVVRGLHFQWDPPMGKLVRCVAGAIIDVVVDVRHGSPTLGDHVAVELSGRNHQVIWVPPGFAHGTLALADDTIVLYECTAEHGPGREGGILWDDPALAIAWPLPAGAAALVSEKDRQAPTLAQWLVDPRSQHFKY